One window of Pogoniulus pusillus isolate bPogPus1 chromosome 9, bPogPus1.pri, whole genome shotgun sequence genomic DNA carries:
- the YIPF7 gene encoding protein YIPF7 → MSGFEQFHFDFYQSNYTIDDQEGCSSYGSNENLCGSRKGQTGEQSSGSAFAPSEMFPYSESYTGQILQPTHSPDTLSHLTYADGFDEEPPLLEELGINFEHIWQKTLTVLNPLKPADGTIMNETDLTGPVVFCLALGASLLMAGKVHFGYVYGMSAIGCLAMHALLNLMSTSGVSHGCVASVLGYCLLPMVILSSSAVFFSLQGTLGTLLALFVIGWCSLSASKIFTSALAMEGQQLLIAYPCALLYGLFALLTVF, encoded by the exons ATGTCAGGTTTTGAGCAGTTTCACTTTGACTTCTACCAGTCCAATTACACCATAGATGaccaagaaggctgcagcagttaTGGGTCTAATGAAAACCTCTGTGGAAGCAGAAA AGGACAGACAGGAGAGCAatcctcaggcagtgcttttGCCCCGTCAGAGATGTTCCCATACTCTGAGAGTTACACTGGTCAGATTCTGCAGCCAACACACAGCCCTGACACTCTCTCTCACCTTACTTATGCTGATGGATTTGATGAGGAGCCTCCTTTGCTGGAAG AACTTGGAATCAATTTTGAGCATATATGGCAGAAAACATTGACAGTTCTAAACCCATTGAagcctgcagatggcaccaTTATGAACGAAACAGACCTCACCGGACCTGTGGTCTTTTGTCTGGCCCTGGGAGCATCACTGCTGATG GCAGGAAAAGTTCATTTTGGCTACGTGTATGGCATGAGTGCCATCGGGTGTCTTGCTATGCATGCCCTACTGAACTTGATGAGCACCTCAGGAGTCTCACATGGCTGTGTTGCAAGTGTCTTGGGCTATTGCCTGCTGCCCATGGTGatcctctcctcttctgcagttttCTTCTCACTACA GGGCACTCTGGGCACTTTGTTAGCTCTCTTTGTTATTGGATGGTGCAGTTTGTCAGCCTCCAAAATTTTTACCTCTGCCTTGGCCATGGAAGGACAACAGCTTCTGATTGCCTACCCCTGTGCTTTGCTTTATGGACTTTTTGCACTCCTAACAGTTTTCTGA